Proteins found in one Triticum urartu cultivar G1812 chromosome 4, Tu2.1, whole genome shotgun sequence genomic segment:
- the LOC125551669 gene encoding uncharacterized protein LOC125551669, protein MALLLFTLRTSHPSHLQVRSRRPPRPRTMGSAHSSHSSISTAADEGDDDPSTASASEPSARPPPAQAPAPPASASKVLEQEPEVLPCRAADSPLSPQPSVTGTPRLLGPNIKVWDPCHVLLPPPSLHQHLPQQGRTEALLEVVIVSHGECAFAMRPDLVGGRWPAVALTARGERQARALSVFLRSRGSQLAAAWTSPLDRSRATAELVCRELDFPEEQIQVSDALTEMSHGQWEGCPKSEIYTPEMVNLMDSTQPDFSAPSGESLRQVQFRMMEFLNRTIIRLPEKVAMGDTLSQQNDAKGLSRQSSTNSVQDGPSWDLLYRLNRHSLQRKKSGKSRLQFVTSVDNDTEDEFSLKDINQRHHLHETSLGSSTTSIAIFSHAIPIRCLLAGLLDCNPVMSQRICIDDSSVTVLEHSLRTGWRIKRLNDTGHLRLL, encoded by the exons ATGGCCTTGCTCCTCTTCACTCTCCGCACTTCGCACCCATCCCACCTCCAGGTCAGATCTCGCCGCCCACCACGGCCGCGCACAATGGGCTCTGCACATTCGTCCCACTCCTCCATCTCTACCGCGGCCGACGAAGGCGACGATGATCCATCGACTGCCTCAGCCTCGGAGCCCTCGGCCCGGCCCCCTCCCGCCCAAGCGCCGGCTCCACCGGCCTCTGCGTCCAAGGTGCTGGAGCAGGAGCCCGAGGTGCTACCCTGCCGAGCCGCCGACTCGCCGCTCTCGCCGCAACCATCCGTAACGGGCACCCCACGCCTCCTCGGCCCCAACATCAAGGTCTGGGACCCCTGCCACGTGCTCCTTCCCCCACCGTCGCTGCACCAGCACCTCCCGCAGCAGGGGAGGACGGAGGCGCTGCTGGAGGTGGTAATAGTTAGCCACGGGGAATGTGCGTTCGCGATGCGACCCGACCTGGTTGGTGGGCGATGGCCGGCAGTGGCCCTCACGGCGCGCGGGGAGCGACAGGCGCGCGCTCTGTCAGTGTTCCTGCGCTCCCGTGGTTCGCAGCTGGCCGCTGCGTGGACGTCGCCCCTCGACCGTTCCCGCGCTACTGCTGAACTTGTCTGCCGG gaacttgattttccagAGGAGCAGATCCAAGTATCTGATGCTTTGACTGAGATGAGTCATGGTCAGTGGGAGGGTTGCCCAAAATCAGAAATTTATACCCCAGAAATGGTTAATCTGATGGACAGCACCCAGCCTGATTTCTCAGCACCTTCAGGAGAGTCACTCAGGCAGGTGCAGTTCAGGATGATGGAGTTCCTGAACCGAACAATCATAAGGTTACCAGAAAAGGTGGCAATGGGGGATACACTATCACAACAAAATGACGCAAAGGGTTTATCTCGGCAGAGCTCCACCAATTCTGTCCAAGATGGCCCATCTTGGGATTTGCTTTACAGGCTCAATCGGCATAGCCTCCAAAGGAAGAAATCTGGTAAAAGCCGTCTCCAGTTTGTCACTTCGGTTGACAATGATACCGAGGATGAGTTCTCCCTGAAAGACATAAACCAAAGGCATCACCTTCACGAAACAAGTCTGGGGAGCTCTACAACCTCCATTGCAATTTTCAGCCATGCAATCCCTATTCGATGTCTCCTTGCGGGCTTGCTGGACTGCAACCCTGTGATGTCTCAGAGGATATGTATAGACGATTCATCTGTCACTGTTCTTGAACATTCGCTTAGAACCGGGTGGCGAATAAAGAGGCTAAATGATACTGGGCATCTCAGGCTTCTCTAG